Proteins co-encoded in one Pocillopora verrucosa isolate sample1 chromosome 1, ASM3666991v2, whole genome shotgun sequence genomic window:
- the LOC131774237 gene encoding uncharacterized protein isoform X2, translating into MAAQMIAGAQQITHESHCEPDYVTNLKKYFNDGYHTGTYYKKISSKGELETEAKNVFREFLTAMEYKDIERFFNEWKMTFKSDGPFTSEQDLGNLEKAMTDPNDFMTSLYIGDLLTNRDDADQATEAYKEAFVSKDDERVALFYLGDDDIMHGVLAAGVRSNMDAVFLVFLID; encoded by the exons ATGGCCGCTCAAATGATTGCAGGTGCACAACAAATAACTCACG AAAGTCATTGTGAGCCTGATTACGTAACCAATTTGAAGAAATACTTTAATGATGGATACCACACAGGAACCTACTACAAAAAAATCTCTTCGAAAGGAG AGCTAGAAACCGAAGCCAAGAATGTATTTCGCGAATTTCTGACAGCCATGGAGTATAAGGATATTGAACGGTTCTTCAACGAGTGGAAGATGACATTTAAGAGCGATGGACCATTCACATCTGAACAGGATCTCGGTAATCTGGAGAAGGCAATGACCGATCCTAATGATTTTATG ACAAGCTTGTATATTGGCGATCTTCTAACCAATCGAGACGACGCAGATCAAGCAACAGAGGCTTACAAAGAAGCATTTGTGTCAAAAGACGATGAAAGA GTGGCGTTGTTCTACCTGGGAGATGATGACATCATGCACGGGGTGCTGGCAGCTGGTGTCAGATCCAATATGGATGCagtctttttggtttttctaatagattga
- the LOC131774237 gene encoding uncharacterized protein isoform X1 codes for MNPASLILLVALFLVQESHCEPDYVTNLKKYFNDGYHTGTYYKKISSKGELETEAKNVFREFLTAMEYKDIERFFNEWKMTFKSDGPFTSEQDLGNLEKAMTDPNDFMTSLYIGDLLTNRDDADQATEAYKEAFVSKDDERVALFYLGDDDIMHGVLAAGVRSNMDAVFLVFLID; via the exons ATGAATCCCGCGTCTTTGATTTTACTCGTGGCATTATTTTTAGTTCAAG AAAGTCATTGTGAGCCTGATTACGTAACCAATTTGAAGAAATACTTTAATGATGGATACCACACAGGAACCTACTACAAAAAAATCTCTTCGAAAGGAG AGCTAGAAACCGAAGCCAAGAATGTATTTCGCGAATTTCTGACAGCCATGGAGTATAAGGATATTGAACGGTTCTTCAACGAGTGGAAGATGACATTTAAGAGCGATGGACCATTCACATCTGAACAGGATCTCGGTAATCTGGAGAAGGCAATGACCGATCCTAATGATTTTATG ACAAGCTTGTATATTGGCGATCTTCTAACCAATCGAGACGACGCAGATCAAGCAACAGAGGCTTACAAAGAAGCATTTGTGTCAAAAGACGATGAAAGA GTGGCGTTGTTCTACCTGGGAGATGATGACATCATGCACGGGGTGCTGGCAGCTGGTGTCAGATCCAATATGGATGCagtctttttggtttttctaatagattga